In a single window of the Deltaproteobacteria bacterium genome:
- a CDS encoding DUF2927 domain-containing protein yields the protein MRRHTISWLICLVFFPTFIFANSQIVHDYVPGGRAPRFEGPVTVWIGGEDQLEGQYYVESVLRELTDIIPHVSIELVSSKSQANIRVYLTDSHEEWQQAIVRSEAEQATWQEKGQFIRGCTRVVSTASRRIKRADVILHLDFQTSGGQKLWVVRHEFMHALGVTGHPRNHPDSVLNSMQPQEDKNGLFSDDDKAVLQAIYAD from the coding sequence ATGCGTCGACACACCATCTCATGGTTGATTTGCCTGGTTTTCTTCCCGACTTTCATATTCGCCAACAGCCAAATCGTGCACGATTACGTGCCCGGAGGCCGCGCCCCGCGCTTCGAGGGCCCTGTCACGGTTTGGATCGGCGGTGAAGACCAGTTGGAAGGGCAATACTACGTGGAATCCGTCCTGCGAGAACTCACTGACATCATTCCACATGTGAGCATCGAGTTGGTATCTTCCAAAAGCCAGGCCAATATCCGTGTCTATCTGACGGATTCCCACGAAGAGTGGCAACAGGCCATTGTCAGAAGCGAAGCAGAACAGGCCACGTGGCAGGAAAAAGGCCAGTTCATTCGTGGCTGCACTCGGGTGGTATCCACGGCATCCCGTCGAATCAAACGAGCCGATGTCATTCTGCACCTGGATTTCCAAACATCGGGCGGACAAAAACTGTGGGTGGTTCGTCACGAATTCATGCACGCCCTAGGTGTGACCGGGCATCCGCGCAACCATCCCGATTCCGTGCTCAATTCCATGCAACCCCAGGAAGATAAAAACGGCCTGTTCTCCGACGACGACAAGGCCGTGCTCCAAGCCATTTATGCGGATTAG
- a CDS encoding ABC transporter ATP-binding protein, translated as MTAPRLVLDRIRLEYSGQPLFADLSLTIPGGRTTCILGPSGCGKSTLLKLLAGAPSLEFQGEIRIEPAPAGPAVAWMSQNDLLLPWLSLLDNILLGARLRGELTPTHRDKALDLLSQAGLADQARALPTALSGGMRQRGALLRTLMEGRPVILMDEPFSALDALNRLRLQNLAARLTANATVVLVTHDPLEALRLGHHIVVLGGSPARVVRTMDLPEEPPREAGDPALARHHGELLDLLLREVA; from the coding sequence ATGACGGCCCCACGCCTCGTTCTGGACCGCATCCGCCTGGAATACTCCGGGCAGCCGCTGTTCGCGGACCTGAGCCTGACCATTCCCGGCGGGCGGACCACCTGCATTCTTGGCCCAAGCGGCTGCGGCAAGTCCACGCTCCTGAAACTTCTGGCCGGCGCGCCCAGCCTGGAATTTCAGGGTGAAATCCGCATCGAGCCCGCGCCGGCCGGTCCAGCCGTGGCCTGGATGAGTCAAAACGATCTGCTGTTGCCCTGGCTGTCCCTGCTCGACAACATCCTGCTGGGCGCACGCCTGCGGGGCGAACTGACGCCCACCCATCGGGACAAGGCCCTGGACCTGCTCTCCCAGGCCGGCCTGGCGGACCAGGCCCGGGCCCTGCCGACTGCCCTGTCCGGCGGCATGCGCCAACGCGGCGCGCTGTTGCGCACCCTGATGGAAGGCCGCCCCGTCATTCTCATGGACGAGCCCTTTTCCGCCTTGGACGCCCTGAACCGGCTGCGCCTGCAAAATCTGGCCGCGCGCCTGACCGCCAATGCGACCGTGGTTCTGGTCACCCACGATCCCCTGGAGGCCCTGCGCCTGGGGCACCACATCGTCGTGCTCGGGGGCTCGCCAGCCAGGGTCGTCCGGACCATGGACCTCCCGGAAGAACCGCCGCGCGAGGCCGGTGATCCGGCCCTGGCCCGACACCACGGCGAACTTCTGGATTTGCTCCTGCGGGAGGTGGCATGA
- a CDS encoding adenosylhomocysteinase — MTLPIDPALDHKVADMSLADWGAKEMQLSEREMPGLMALIDKYGATQPLKGLRVTGSLHMTIQTAMLIKTLKALGADVRWASCNIFSTQDHAAAAVVAQGLAKVFAWKGETLEDYWWCTEMALTWPDGTGPDLIVDDGGDATLLVHEGAKCEKDPSLLHRATDNKEFRCILDRLAAGAKIDPQKWTKIAAGIRGVSEETTTGVHRLYQMAKTGELLFPAFNVNDSVTKSKFDNLYGCRESLADGIKRATDIMVAGKVVLICGYGDVGKGCAQSMRGFGARVLVTEVDPICALQAAMEGYEVTTMDKGVAEADIFVTATGNYHVIRGEHMLAMKDEAIICNIGHFDSEIDMAFLESTSGCVKTTIKPQVDKWVLPSGRSIIVLAEGRLVNLGCATGHPSFVMSNSFTNQVLAQLDLAKNTYEPQVMILPKILDEEVARLHLSRLGVELETLTQEQADYIGVSVNGPFKPDHYRY; from the coding sequence ATGACGTTACCCATTGACCCCGCCCTGGACCACAAGGTCGCCGATATGTCGCTGGCCGACTGGGGCGCCAAGGAGATGCAGCTTTCCGAACGGGAAATGCCTGGACTCATGGCGCTTATTGACAAATACGGGGCCACGCAGCCCCTCAAGGGACTGCGCGTTACCGGCAGTTTGCACATGACCATCCAGACGGCCATGCTCATCAAAACCCTCAAGGCGCTGGGCGCGGACGTACGCTGGGCGTCCTGCAACATTTTTTCCACGCAGGATCACGCCGCGGCCGCGGTGGTCGCCCAGGGGCTGGCCAAGGTTTTCGCCTGGAAGGGCGAGACCTTGGAAGACTACTGGTGGTGCACGGAAATGGCCCTGACCTGGCCCGACGGAACCGGGCCGGACCTCATTGTCGATGACGGCGGCGACGCGACACTTCTGGTGCACGAAGGCGCGAAATGCGAAAAGGATCCGTCCTTGCTGCATCGCGCCACGGACAACAAGGAATTCCGCTGCATCCTGGACCGCCTTGCCGCCGGGGCCAAGATCGACCCGCAAAAATGGACCAAGATCGCGGCAGGCATCCGTGGCGTGTCCGAGGAAACCACCACCGGCGTGCATCGTCTGTATCAGATGGCCAAGACCGGCGAACTGCTTTTCCCGGCGTTCAACGTCAATGATTCGGTCACCAAGTCCAAGTTCGATAACCTTTACGGCTGCCGGGAATCCCTGGCCGATGGCATCAAGCGGGCCACGGACATCATGGTCGCGGGCAAGGTCGTCTTGATCTGCGGCTACGGCGACGTGGGCAAGGGCTGCGCCCAGTCCATGCGTGGCTTTGGCGCGCGCGTGCTCGTCACCGAAGTCGACCCGATTTGCGCCCTGCAGGCGGCCATGGAAGGTTACGAAGTCACGACCATGGACAAGGGCGTGGCGGAAGCCGATATTTTTGTCACGGCCACGGGTAACTACCACGTCATCCGGGGCGAGCACATGCTGGCCATGAAGGACGAAGCCATCATTTGCAATATCGGGCATTTTGATAGCGAAATCGACATGGCTTTCCTGGAATCCACGTCCGGCTGCGTCAAGACAACCATCAAGCCCCAGGTGGACAAATGGGTGCTGCCCAGTGGCCGGAGCATCATCGTCCTGGCGGAAGGCCGTCTGGTGAATCTGGGCTGCGCCACGGGGCATCCCAGCTTTGTCATGTCCAATTCCTTCACCAATCAGGTCCTGGCCCAGCTTGATCTGGCCAAGAACACGTATGAGCCCCAGGTCATGATCCTGCCCAAGATTTTGGATGAGGAAGTGGCGCGCCTGCATTTGTCCCGTCTGGGCGTGGAGCTCGAAACCTTGACCCAGGAGCAGGCCGACTACATCGGCGTGTCCGTGAACGGCCCCTTTAAGCCGGACCATTATCGTTACTAA
- a CDS encoding DUF721 domain-containing protein codes for MRERQRRVCAMDEALGLTLNTPEAALELAIARLWRHWPEIFGTDMAEMIRPLGRRKTTMLLGTTNSMVMQEFSFLGPEILEKANTFLGTNYFQELKLELMSGRPPLDESLLPIPSPSPTPPLPEPLGNLLPCMDPSSPVTACYRAYVKLFRPDLATTEPSCVDTPSHG; via the coding sequence ATGCGTGAACGACAACGAAGGGTGTGCGCCATGGACGAGGCGCTCGGGCTGACCCTGAATACCCCCGAGGCGGCCCTGGAGCTGGCCATCGCCAGACTGTGGCGGCACTGGCCGGAGATATTCGGGACGGACATGGCCGAGATGATTCGTCCCCTGGGCCGGCGCAAGACCACCATGCTGCTGGGCACGACCAACTCCATGGTCATGCAGGAGTTTTCTTTTCTGGGACCGGAAATCCTGGAAAAAGCCAACACCTTCCTGGGCACCAACTATTTCCAGGAGCTCAAACTCGAACTCATGAGCGGCCGCCCTCCCCTGGATGAATCCCTGCTGCCCATTCCGTCCCCATCTCCCACGCCCCCGCTGCCCGAACCGTTAGGCAACCTGCTCCCGTGCATGGATCCTTCATCACCGGTGACCGCCTGCTACCGCGCCTATGTCAAACTCTTCCGACCAGACCTTGCCACCACGGAGCCCTCATGCGTCGACACACCATCTCATGGTTGA
- a CDS encoding ABC transporter permease has translation MNARPLILAGGFVGLWQMLVSLSGVPAYILPGPLPVAQALASHAPQLLGHTGATLAEILLGLVLGAVLGAGAALVMILSPLLKRWMLPLLVVSQAIPVFALAPLLVLWLGYGLASKVAMAVLIIFFPVTTAFYGGMRRVDPDLLELARIMGAKPWAVLTAIVIPSALPGLASGLRVATAVAPIGAVIGEWVGASSGLGFYMLHANARMQIDVMFAALTVLATISLLLYFLVDRLLDRLIFWQPQQGLLQ, from the coding sequence ATGAACGCCCGTCCCCTGATCCTGGCCGGCGGGTTTGTCGGCCTGTGGCAGATGCTGGTCAGCCTGAGCGGCGTGCCGGCCTACATCCTGCCCGGCCCCCTGCCCGTGGCCCAGGCCCTGGCCAGCCATGCGCCGCAACTTCTCGGACACACGGGCGCGACCCTGGCCGAAATCCTGCTGGGCCTCGTTCTGGGCGCGGTCTTGGGCGCGGGCGCGGCCCTGGTCATGATCCTGTCCCCGCTTTTGAAACGCTGGATGCTGCCGCTTTTGGTCGTCAGCCAGGCCATCCCGGTTTTTGCCCTGGCCCCGCTGCTGGTGCTGTGGCTGGGCTACGGCTTGGCCTCCAAGGTGGCCATGGCCGTTTTGATCATCTTTTTTCCGGTCACCACCGCCTTTTACGGGGGCATGCGCCGCGTTGATCCCGACCTCTTGGAGCTGGCCCGGATCATGGGTGCCAAGCCTTGGGCCGTGCTGACGGCCATCGTCATCCCCTCGGCCCTGCCCGGTCTGGCCTCGGGCCTGCGCGTGGCCACGGCCGTGGCTCCCATCGGCGCGGTCATCGGAGAATGGGTCGGGGCCAGCTCGGGGCTGGGCTTTTACATGCTCCACGCCAACGCCCGGATGCAGATCGATGTCATGTTCGCGGCCCTGACCGTGCTGGCCACCATTTCCCTGCTGCTCTATTTTCTCGTTGACCGCCTGCTGGACAGGCTGATTTTCTGGCAACCGCAACAAGGACTTTTGCAATGA
- the thiE gene encoding thiamine phosphate synthase translates to MPDFSLYLVTDRGLSRGRSTVDIVRAALAGGVTCVQLREKQASTRDFLAEAKTVRALLRGSGVPLVINDRIDVALAVDADGVHLGQTDMPLADARRIVGKAMFIGISAECVEHAIQAERAGADYVGVSPVFATPTKTDTAPTLGLEGIKAMRAAVSIPLVGIGGITQDNAASVIRAGCDGAAVVSSIVSALDPMRAAAELKTIIDAAKERP, encoded by the coding sequence ATGCCTGACTTCTCCCTGTATCTGGTCACGGATCGCGGACTTTCGCGCGGCCGCAGCACCGTGGACATCGTCCGGGCGGCCCTGGCCGGGGGCGTGACCTGCGTGCAGCTGCGTGAAAAACAGGCCTCCACGCGGGATTTTCTGGCCGAGGCCAAGACGGTGCGCGCCCTGCTGCGCGGCAGCGGCGTGCCGTTGGTCATCAACGACCGCATCGATGTTGCCCTGGCCGTGGACGCGGACGGCGTGCACCTGGGCCAGACCGACATGCCCCTGGCAGACGCCCGGCGCATCGTCGGCAAAGCCATGTTCATCGGCATTTCGGCCGAGTGTGTGGAACACGCCATCCAGGCCGAACGCGCGGGCGCGGACTATGTCGGCGTCAGCCCGGTCTTTGCCACCCCGACCAAGACCGACACGGCTCCGACCCTGGGTCTGGAGGGCATCAAGGCCATGCGGGCGGCGGTGTCCATCCCGTTGGTCGGCATCGGCGGCATCACGCAAGACAACGCTGCCTCGGTCATCCGCGCCGGCTGCGACGGCGCGGCCGTGGTCTCGTCCATTGTCAGCGCCCTCGACCCCATGCGGGCGGCGGCGGAACTCAAAACCATCATTGACGCGGCCAAGGAGCGACCATGA
- a CDS encoding cytochrome C produces the protein MRGRLLILWCFIGCLEVFGLQSCQPEHKDTALKKRYVPITIVCGLLATLAIGGQFAPAPSEELPVRLRLDNKGGDVVFTHARHVKYVEGMGKGCIDCHHEGKIPNMAALPCGSCHATEFDAKFSADHQKKLPRETCVQCHHAEMGTLTYDHDAHAEEYTSACTDCHHGTDIEAEPGACNQCHGDTADGATPSLREAVHAKCESCHAEMYEKKLDGCKDCHAMLPGKAEGAQPACNSCHYDSDATPLPHRMDSFHDQCMTCHEKAGAGPYGEKSCTRCHTR, from the coding sequence ATGAGGGGACGGTTACTGATTTTATGGTGTTTTATTGGTTGCTTGGAAGTATTTGGACTTCAATCCTGTCAACCGGAGCACAAGGACACAGCCTTGAAAAAACGTTACGTACCAATCACCATTGTCTGCGGTCTCTTGGCGACTTTGGCCATTGGCGGGCAGTTCGCCCCGGCCCCATCGGAAGAGCTTCCCGTTCGTCTGCGGCTGGACAACAAGGGTGGCGATGTCGTTTTTACCCACGCCCGGCACGTGAAGTATGTGGAAGGCATGGGGAAGGGGTGCATCGACTGTCATCACGAAGGAAAAATTCCCAACATGGCCGCGCTCCCGTGCGGTTCGTGTCATGCCACGGAATTTGACGCCAAGTTTTCGGCCGATCACCAGAAAAAGTTGCCTCGGGAAACCTGTGTGCAGTGTCATCATGCGGAAATGGGTACCTTGACGTATGATCATGATGCGCATGCCGAGGAATATACGTCGGCCTGTACCGACTGTCATCATGGCACGGACATAGAGGCGGAGCCAGGGGCCTGCAACCAATGCCATGGCGATACCGCCGACGGCGCCACTCCTTCCTTGCGGGAGGCCGTGCATGCCAAGTGTGAAAGTTGTCACGCCGAGATGTACGAGAAAAAACTGGATGGTTGCAAAGACTGTCACGCGATGTTGCCTGGAAAGGCCGAAGGAGCGCAGCCAGCCTGTAATTCCTGTCATTATGATTCGGATGCCACTCCATTGCCCCATCGAATGGATTCATTTCACGATCAGTGCATGACATGTCACGAGAAGGCAGGAGCTGGCCCTTATGGTGAAAAATCGTGTACCCGTTGTCACACTAGGTAA
- a CDS encoding ABC transporter ATP-binding protein gives MKKLCILLTALLLGASSAQAEKLTVLLDWFVNPDHAPLYVALEKGFFASRGLDVELIAPSNPNDPPKLVAAGQADIAVSYQHQHQMQVAEGLPLTRIATLVATPLNSLVVLDNGKIGGIADLKGKTIGYSVGGFETALLKVMLEKSGLSLDDVKLVNVNFSLSPSLFTGQADAVIGAFRNFELNQMAIEGKPGKAFFVEEHGVPAYDELILVAKSDRTKDKNLRAFVDALEEGVQYLVNHPEESWKLFVGHGRENLDDELNRRAWKDTLPRFALRPGALDANRYARFAEFLKKQELVTTIPPMTTWAAELP, from the coding sequence ATGAAAAAACTCTGCATTCTCCTGACCGCCCTGCTTTTGGGCGCGTCCTCGGCCCAGGCCGAAAAATTGACCGTGCTTCTGGACTGGTTCGTCAACCCCGACCACGCCCCGCTCTACGTGGCTCTGGAAAAAGGCTTTTTCGCCAGTCGAGGCCTGGACGTGGAACTCATCGCGCCCTCCAACCCCAATGATCCGCCCAAGCTCGTGGCCGCCGGTCAGGCCGACATCGCCGTATCCTACCAGCACCAGCATCAGATGCAGGTGGCCGAAGGTCTGCCCCTGACCCGTATCGCCACCCTGGTCGCCACCCCCCTCAATTCCCTGGTAGTGCTCGACAATGGCAAGATTGGCGGCATCGCCGACCTCAAGGGCAAGACCATCGGCTATTCCGTGGGCGGATTCGAAACCGCCCTGCTGAAGGTGATGCTGGAGAAAAGCGGCCTGAGCCTGGATGACGTAAAACTGGTCAACGTCAATTTTTCCCTGTCCCCGTCCCTGTTCACGGGTCAGGCCGACGCGGTCATCGGCGCGTTCCGCAACTTCGAGTTGAACCAGATGGCCATCGAGGGCAAGCCGGGCAAAGCGTTTTTCGTGGAGGAGCACGGCGTGCCCGCCTATGACGAGTTGATCCTCGTGGCCAAGTCCGACAGAACCAAGGACAAAAACCTGCGCGCCTTTGTCGATGCCCTGGAAGAAGGCGTCCAATACCTCGTCAACCATCCCGAGGAATCCTGGAAGCTGTTCGTCGGCCACGGCCGCGAAAACCTGGACGATGAACTGAACCGCCGGGCCTGGAAGGACACCCTGCCCCGTTTCGCCCTGCGCCCCGGCGCGTTGGACGCAAACCGCTACGCGCGTTTTGCCGAGTTCCTGAAAAAGCAGGAACTGGTGACCACGATTCCGCCCATGACCACCTGGGCCGCGGAATTGCCCTGA
- the thiD gene encoding bifunctional hydroxymethylpyrimidine kinase/phosphomethylpyrimidine kinase translates to MNLSKKYSRVLTIAGSDSGGGAGIQADLKTFAANGCYGMSVITALTAQNTLGVTGIHAVPVDFVTAQLDAVLGDIGTDAVKVGMLFSPELIHAVAQGLIRHQVRVIVLDPVMVAQSGDKLLQDEAIDALKTALIPLATLITPNLPEAGVLLGRDIATPEAAQSAARDLAALGPANVLVKGGHLESGDSDDCLYLGAEDRMVRLQGERIATRNNHGTGCTLSSAIAAHLAKGEDMETAVRHAKEYISGAIRAGAFYSLGQGHGPVHHFFRFFG, encoded by the coding sequence ATGAACCTCTCCAAGAAATATTCTCGTGTCCTGACCATCGCCGGCTCGGATTCCGGCGGTGGCGCGGGCATTCAGGCGGACCTCAAAACCTTCGCGGCCAACGGCTGCTACGGCATGTCCGTCATCACGGCCCTGACCGCCCAGAACACCCTGGGCGTGACCGGCATCCACGCCGTGCCCGTTGATTTCGTCACCGCCCAGTTGGACGCAGTACTGGGCGACATCGGCACCGACGCGGTCAAGGTCGGCATGCTCTTCTCGCCCGAACTGATTCACGCCGTGGCCCAGGGTCTGATCCGGCATCAAGTCCGTGTCATTGTCCTGGACCCGGTCATGGTCGCCCAAAGCGGGGACAAACTGTTGCAGGACGAGGCCATCGACGCCCTCAAGACCGCCCTCATCCCCCTGGCCACCCTGATCACGCCCAATCTGCCCGAGGCAGGAGTATTGCTGGGCCGCGACATCGCCACGCCCGAAGCGGCCCAAAGCGCGGCCAGGGACCTGGCTGCCCTGGGACCGGCCAATGTCCTGGTCAAGGGCGGACATCTGGAATCCGGCGACAGCGACGACTGCCTCTACCTGGGAGCCGAGGACCGCATGGTCCGCCTGCAAGGCGAACGCATCGCCACCCGCAACAACCACGGCACGGGCTGCACCCTGTCTTCGGCCATCGCCGCCCACTTGGCCAAAGGCGAAGACATGGAAACCGCCGTACGCCATGCCAAGGAATACATCAGCGGGGCCATCCGCGCCGGCGCGTTCTACAGTCTGGGCCAGGGGCACGGCCCGGTGCACCACTTCTTCCGGTTTTTTGGATGA
- a CDS encoding methionine adenosyltransferase, which translates to MILNADHYLFTSESVTEGHPDKIADQISDAVLDSLLAQDPRSRVACETLVTTGMAVIAGEITTEAYADLPEIVRSTVREIGYVSSDMGFDANTCAVLSSIDKQSPDIAQGVDRSKPEDQGAGDQGMMFGYATTETSALMPAPIYYAHNLSRRLAEVRKTGVLNFLRPDGKTQVSVEYRQGKPVRIDNVVVSSQHTPEVTYEEIVDGIKREVIAKVMPAEMMDANTRIYINTTGRFVAGGPLADCGLTGRKIINDTYGGMGNHGGGAFSGKDPSKVDRSGAYMARYVAKNVVAAGLAATCEVQIAYAIGVAEPVSVLVTTGGTGVVPDEVLTTAVKEVFDLRPYFIIKRLNLLQPIYKKSACYGHFGREDFVFPWEVTDAVADLKTAAKI; encoded by the coding sequence ATGATTCTCAATGCCGACCATTATCTGTTCACGTCCGAATCCGTGACCGAGGGCCATCCCGACAAAATCGCGGATCAGATTTCCGACGCCGTTCTCGACAGTCTGTTGGCCCAGGACCCCCGCTCTCGCGTGGCCTGCGAAACCCTGGTCACCACGGGCATGGCCGTCATCGCCGGAGAGATCACCACGGAAGCCTACGCGGACCTGCCCGAGATCGTGCGCTCCACGGTGCGCGAAATCGGGTATGTCAGCTCCGACATGGGCTTTGACGCCAATACCTGCGCCGTGTTGTCGTCCATCGACAAGCAGTCTCCGGATATTGCCCAGGGCGTGGATCGGTCCAAACCCGAGGATCAGGGCGCCGGCGATCAGGGCATGATGTTTGGGTATGCCACCACGGAAACGAGCGCGCTCATGCCCGCCCCCATTTACTACGCGCACAACCTGAGCCGCAGACTGGCCGAGGTGCGCAAGACCGGCGTGCTGAACTTTCTGCGTCCCGACGGCAAGACCCAGGTTTCGGTGGAATACCGCCAGGGCAAGCCCGTGCGCATCGACAACGTGGTCGTGTCTTCGCAGCATACGCCGGAAGTGACCTACGAGGAGATCGTCGACGGCATCAAGCGCGAGGTTATCGCCAAGGTCATGCCGGCCGAGATGATGGACGCCAACACCCGCATCTACATCAATACCACGGGCCGTTTCGTGGCGGGTGGTCCCTTGGCCGACTGCGGCCTGACCGGACGCAAGATCATCAACGACACCTACGGCGGCATGGGCAACCATGGCGGCGGGGCGTTTTCGGGCAAGGACCCGTCCAAGGTCGATCGCAGCGGCGCGTACATGGCCCGGTATGTGGCCAAAAATGTCGTGGCCGCGGGATTGGCCGCCACGTGCGAAGTCCAGATTGCCTACGCCATCGGCGTGGCCGAGCCGGTCTCGGTGCTGGTCACCACGGGCGGCACCGGCGTGGTGCCGGATGAGGTTCTGACCACGGCCGTGAAGGAGGTCTTTGACCTGCGGCCCTATTTCATCATCAAGCGTCTCAATCTTCTCCAGCCCATTTACAAAAAAAGCGCCTGCTATGGGCATTTTGGCCGCGAGGATTTTGTCTTCCCCTGGGAAGTGACCGACGCGGTCGCGGATCTCAAAACCGCGGCCAAGATCTAG
- a CDS encoding methyltransferase domain-containing protein, producing the protein MHLLTQTKALADETRLRLLGILARHELNVGEIVQVMGMGQSRISRHLKILMDAGFVACKRDGLWAFYSTVANNGAGALLQAVLDGLSKMPEHALDLEGVTRVLSERRQSTTRFFDGLAADWTRMSQEILGNFDLARHLLGALQEFETVVDLGCGPGLLLGTLAEQAHHVIGVDNSARMLEAAGALLPENSRVSLRIGDLEHLPLRDGEADAAVMSLVLHHLASPGAGIVEMGRVVRPGGRAVLAEFQLHDNETLRSRYGDRWLGFSPDDLWRWLEQAGFRTQTCERHPINLGLTLIVITAKRHDISI; encoded by the coding sequence ATGCATCTTCTGACTCAAACCAAAGCCCTGGCCGATGAAACCAGATTGCGCTTGCTCGGTATTTTGGCGCGCCATGAATTGAACGTGGGCGAAATCGTGCAGGTCATGGGCATGGGACAATCCCGGATTTCACGCCATCTCAAAATTTTGATGGATGCTGGTTTTGTGGCGTGCAAGCGCGATGGCCTGTGGGCCTTTTATTCCACGGTCGCGAATAACGGCGCGGGGGCACTTTTGCAGGCTGTTCTGGATGGCTTGTCGAAGATGCCCGAACACGCCCTGGATCTGGAAGGAGTGACCCGGGTCTTGTCGGAGCGTCGTCAATCCACGACCCGTTTTTTTGATGGACTTGCCGCTGATTGGACTCGCATGAGCCAGGAAATATTGGGGAATTTTGATCTGGCCCGTCATCTTCTGGGCGCGTTGCAGGAGTTCGAGACAGTCGTTGATCTGGGTTGTGGACCGGGACTGCTTTTGGGCACATTGGCCGAGCAAGCCCACCATGTCATCGGCGTGGATAACTCGGCGCGCATGCTCGAAGCCGCTGGCGCGTTGTTACCCGAAAATTCCAGGGTAAGTCTGCGTATTGGTGATTTGGAGCATTTGCCGCTGCGAGACGGCGAAGCGGATGCGGCCGTCATGTCCCTGGTGTTGCACCATCTGGCTTCCCCAGGGGCGGGCATCGTCGAAATGGGTCGGGTGGTTCGGCCGGGAGGGCGGGCCGTATTGGCCGAATTTCAGCTCCATGACAACGAAACCCTGCGTTCTCGCTATGGAGACCGTTGGTTGGGCTTTTCCCCGGACGATTTATGGCGTTGGCTGGAGCAAGCCGGTTTTCGGACGCAGACCTGCGAGCGGCACCCAATCAATTTGGGGCTGACGCTTATTGTCATCACCGCCAAACGCCACGATATTTCCATATAA
- a CDS encoding hydroxyethylthiazole kinase, whose translation MSDVIRKAAENLRALRAANPLVHNITNFVVMNTTANALLACGASPVMAHAENEVEEMVALASSLVLNIGTLTDTWVAAMLKAGVKATALGRPIVLDPVGSGATTLRTEAAKTILARTKVTVVRGNASEILSLAGQASQTKGVDATAAVTDAADAASQLARELGVTLAITGPTDLVTDGTHTVLVEGGHPLMPRVTGTGCTASALVGAFLAVDPDPLSAAASALAFLGVAGEIAGEKTEGPGTFQVRLLDALYTLSPEDLAARGRIREIGHA comes from the coding sequence GTGTCCGACGTAATCCGCAAAGCCGCCGAAAACCTGCGCGCCCTCCGCGCGGCCAACCCGCTTGTCCACAACATCACCAATTTCGTGGTCATGAACACCACCGCCAACGCCCTCCTGGCCTGCGGCGCGTCACCGGTCATGGCCCACGCTGAAAACGAGGTCGAGGAGATGGTCGCCCTGGCCTCGTCCCTGGTCCTCAACATCGGCACCCTGACCGACACCTGGGTCGCGGCCATGCTCAAGGCCGGCGTCAAGGCCACGGCACTGGGCCGACCCATCGTGCTCGATCCGGTTGGCTCGGGCGCGACAACCTTGCGCACCGAGGCGGCCAAAACCATTCTGGCCCGGACCAAGGTCACCGTGGTGCGCGGCAACGCCTCGGAAATCCTGTCCCTGGCCGGCCAGGCCTCCCAAACCAAAGGCGTGGACGCCACGGCCGCCGTGACCGACGCAGCCGACGCCGCCAGCCAACTGGCCCGCGAACTGGGCGTGACCCTGGCCATCACCGGCCCCACGGATCTGGTCACCGACGGCACGCACACCGTTCTCGTCGAGGGCGGTCATCCGCTCATGCCCCGGGTCACGGGCACGGGCTGCACGGCCTCGGCCCTGGTCGGGGCGTTTCTGGCCGTGGACCCCGACCCGCTTTCGGCTGCGGCCTCGGCCCTGGCCTTTCTGGGCGTGGCAGGAGAAATTGCCGGCGAAAAAACGGAAGGGCCCGGCACATTCCAGGTCCGTCTCCTGGACGCCCTGTACACGCTTTCTCCCGAGGATCTGGCCGCACGCGGCCGTATCCGCGAGATCGGCCATGCCTGA